The Mangifera indica cultivar Alphonso chromosome 12, CATAS_Mindica_2.1, whole genome shotgun sequence DNA window TTGTTGAAGGAAATTGTATAAGGGTGGAAAAATGAAGAGAAACTGCAAACTTTCATGGTAGCTAAGACGACTTATCCAACCACCTATAAACattatgctttgtaaaatgcacATTTGAGAAGGAAGTGTAAGTTATTAGTGGGTAAGAATCCTTAGCTTCGATAGCAATTAATTTCCCTGTTCCATGATACTTACATTAGGGGAAATTCAGGTCGACCTCTCTGGTTTATTGGAGGGATCTGTGGAAAACAATGAAGAACTACATCAGGAATTGTTTAGTATGCCAGAGATACATCAGCAGCCCTACAGACAGGCCACCATATTGTAGCCTAAATACTTTGGCCCATTCCAAGTTCAGGAAACAGACGCAAGAATTGAAGCCGACAGATTTGAGAGCCAAGAGAAAACACAACGTTTTACATTGTCCTTTAACTAGACCGAAATTGTACATATATAAGGCTTTACAGTGTCGTCTTACATTTGTAAGTTGAATCAAAATGGCAATTAAGCATTAGTCAAATTGTGAGTTTTGCTCAAAAGGAAAAGTGGAAATAAAAAGGCCACATTTTATGATGTTAATCAATTacattctcattctcattctcttCTTgcacaaaatatgtatatatatatatttttttttttataacaagaaACCCACCAAGCTAGTGAAGAGATGTGGTGGTacaattaatacaaataatctCTTCCTTGAATTTCATTATAGTTGGACTGTCATTCAGAATTGAAAGTAGATATGAGTTGCCATGGAATGGAATGCTGCAAATCTTTTGTGCACAGTTTAATTTAGGTTCtcgagagaaaaagaaaaaagatagcTTCATAAATCTGGCACCATAACATTAATACAAttcaataatacaattataaccAATAATTCTCATCCATTTTGGCTACAACAGATAACAGAACCACTATAAATTCACATGACCACAGATTTGTGCACCACTGGACTACACATACACAAGTAAATGGTTACATGAAGAATAaagaaagtaataataaatttatgccCTGAAAAGATAAATTCAAGTATTATTGATTATGCATTTGTCACATGTCCAGATTTTAGTCCAATTCCTCCTAATGCAGACTGACTATAAAGGGCAACTGCAGAAAGGCCATATATCCAAAGATCAAAAAGCTTCTCTAATTAGCAAAATGTATTGAATTTTGAAGCCTGCAAATGATTATTTCATTTCAAGAGACTGATTTTCTCCTAAccaaatttgattgattttataaagTTGGTAAAAACAAATACAGCACAATCTTAGACTGCTAACTGAAATTCCAACTCTGGcattaaaatcaaatctttcTTCTGACCAACCCAGATTTTTATAAACAGGGGGAATTCAAAGAGATTAAGAtcagaaatgataaaaattaaaatttaaaaaaaaaaaatctgctgCAAAAGTTGTCTGATAGATATCAGAAACAGAAACGtagtaaaaagaaatttatttccaGAAAGCCTACAAACAACCAAACAATTCACGAAATCGTGGCCAATCCATTGCTGGATCTTCAATTGCCACCACATTGAAGCGTTCAAGACCAAATTGGACTCAATCTCTGTTAATAATTACGGAATATGCCACTATCAACTCTTTTCATTCTACTCGAGTACACCAAGACCTTTCAGTTCTGTCCAAACAATAAATACTCCCAAAGCGCCTCCCCTTCCTCTCGATAAAAGCCCAAACCTTCACATTACTGACCTAATTTTCTCGAGAAAATTATACTTCCTGGGAAAATTTCAGAGATTTTTTGAAATGCCAGAGGAAGAAGAGGCAGGATCCCTGCCTGACCATCTGCGGTGTAAAAGAACAGATGGCAGGCAATGGAGGTGCAATCGACGAGTAATGGACGATAAAAAACTCTGTGAAGTTCATCATCTTCAAGGCCGCCATCGCCAGCATCGGCAGAAAGTGCCGGAGTCGCTGAAACTCCAGAGGAAAGGCAAGAAAATCTTCAAGGTTCAACGCAATCCGTTAGTTAGGGCTCAGAAGTTtaggaaaatgaagaagaagaagcgaGTGATCGGTGAATCTGAGGCGCTGGATGAAGCcgtgaagaaaatgaaactaaaGCGAGGAGATTTACAGTTGGAATTGATAAGAATGGTGTTAAAAAAGGAAGTAGAGAAGCGCAAGAAGCGAAAAGAGTTTGAAGATGGGGATGGAGAGAATTCTGATAACAGTGATAGCGACAGTGACACAGAGTTCACAAGAGTGTTACCGAATGGATTAATGGCGGTTTCTACAATATATTCTAGTACAAATTCTGACAATGCAGGTAGTTCTTGTGCTGTGAAAATTGGTGCCGAACCAACGACGGTTAGCAGAAGGTGTTTTCGGTCCAAGAACATTGAACCAGTGCCAGTTGGCCCATTGCAGGTTCTAATGTGATTGTATTATAGCTACAATGTTTAGTTGTTATTTTGGATGGTTTTGTGTAATGAACATTCTTTATAGGTTGTGCCTTATAAAAGGGATGTTGTGGGTTTGAGGAGGAGGAAGTGCCATTGGTGTAGGAGAAGGAATTCGAGTTTGATAAAGTGTTCAAGCTGTCGAAAACTGTTTTTCTGCCTGGATTGTGTAAAAGAGCGGTATGAgcttttagtttaatttggtttgacaTCCGGGCATGctatgtatgtatatttgttATTGCATTACTGTTGATGTTGAAATGTTTTAGTTTTAGCAATATTAGCTGCTAACATTGGGTCAAGAACTCCAAAATGAGAGTAGATATTGACTGTATTGAATCAAGCATccacaaaataatcaaatattacatattatataaatttttagcttATGAAATAGAACTTATCTCTGTATCACACTGAGAAATTGACTGTATGATGTATTTCACTATGAACTTCCAAttgattagaattaaaattgtGTCCACCAAACGAGATGCAAAATGAAGCTGCAATTCATCAATTGCAGAAAGTATTTACCAATTTTATTATCCAAATCTACTGGGTTTAGAAAACAATGCTGTTAGAGAACTATTCTTCCAGCAGGCCAAACTGGCAATCATTTTCTAAATCTAGCTTTGACTAATGTGTTTGAAGACAATGCGCAAGTCATGTAATCAGACATTGCCTCTATgaatgatgcattaaatgattgacaatatttatttttacattttcttcatgATTTCATCCTAACTTTTGACTTTGAATCTCTTATGGTTGATTAAAAGTAGTTGagtgaaatttatatttaattttaggtaTTTCGATACACAAGAAGAGGTTAAGAAGGCATGTCCAGTCTGTCGTGGAACTTGTGGCTGTAAGGCCTGCTCATCAAGTCAGTGTAGAGACTTGGATTATAAGGTTGGGTTCTTGATATGGCTAGTTTGGAAATGATTGTATGCTTAATTTCAGGCTGAATTCTAATTCTTCAACCACAACAACTTATGTTTCAGGACTTGCTGAGGGGCAAAACTGAAGTGGACAAAGTTctgcattttcattattttatctgtatgCTTCTTCCCGTtttgaaacaaattaatcaaGACCAGAGCATCGAGCTAGAGATAGAGGAGAAAATGAAAGGTATGACAATAAAGGTCCCTGCAAATAAACTTCCGGATTCATCTTGTAGTCAAGGAATTAACATGCTATGGGTATTTTCTAATGTCTTTTCACATGTGACAGGCCAAAAACCTACTGAAGTTCAGATTCAAGAAGCTGAACTTAACTGCAATAGGCAATTTTGTTGGTATGATCCTTGCTGCTGATTTGTTATGACatatttagtaaattttatgcaatgtatttgtgattttttttgtgCATTGTCTGACTTCTGGAGCAGCAATAACTGTCAGACTTCTATAACGGATCTCCATAGAAGATGCAAGAATTGTTCCTATACGCTCTGCTTAAGCTGTTGTCGAGACATTCTTCCGGAGAGTGTATCTGGAAGCATTAGATCTTTCATTTGCAAATGCCCAAATATAAAAAAGGCTTGTACCTCTGGAGCCCAACTTTTGGAGAAAAAGTCTGTTACCACCTATAAGCAAAGTTATGGGAGCAGAAATTTTTATTCATCTGCATCATCGCTTAATTGGAAATTTCCTGAGAGTGGTGTTGGTATATCATGCCCACCCATGGAGTTTGGTGGTTGTGGTGATAGCCTCCTCGATTTGAGATGTGTTTTCCCTTCTAGTTGGATCAAAGAGCTGGAAATTAGCGCAGAACAAATTGTTGGCTGCTACGAGTTGCCAGAAACCATAGATATGTCATCTTGTTGCTCATTGTGTTCGGAGATAGATGATGAAGCTAATGGAACCAGGCAACTGCAAAAGGCAGCTACAAGGGAGAATTCACATGATAACTTTTTGTACTACCCTACTGTTATGGATATTCAAGGTGATAAGATTGAACACTTTCAGAAACACTGGGGTAAAGGTCATCCTGTAGTAGTTCGAAATGTACTTCAGGGAACATCAGAATTGAGTTGGGATCCAATAGTCATGTTCTGCTCTTATCTTAAGAATAGTGGTCCCAAACCTGGGGATGATGAGGGAGCAGCGAATGATGCTGATTGCCTGGACTGGTTTGAGGTTAGTGTTGacatttatagaaaaaatattcaaacatttattctctctctcctttttccTGATTTGTACTCTGTATAGACATCTAGTGGTGAAAATTGTAGCAATTATTACATTTGggctttaatttaaatttggatttaaGAGTCTCTAActgagaaaattttgattgCATTAGTGTCTAAATATTTACTTAATAGTGGTTCAGAGGTCCCCATGTTCATTGTCTCTTTTCTTTGAGAACGCGACTGCTACTGGCCTTCAGGGAACCTAGAGAAATCTAGAAAACATAATCCATGATGTCACAATCTAAAGCTGCTTGGCAGTGGGTGACATCAATAATAAACTGGCTTAAGTGTCCATCCGCTTGGCAACTTTGCTTTAAGATTCCAGACAGTGAacatgtatttttttctttaaggtCTTTTATTGGTTTCATCTATTAGAGATTTAATATTGAGAATATTCAGTGAGtcgtttattttttttttttggactcAGGGCTTCTGTCTGTACACATTTATgatcttctctctctctctctctctttctcaatctctctctctcttttccttttcttgggAGAGGGATTGTATGATTCTCACATCTGGCAATCGGATTGAAGGTGTATTTTAGGTTGCTTAAAATCCTGAAGTATTTAGTTCTTAAGCAAATTAGATATCTATTTCTTATGGCAGGTGGAAATTGGTATTAGCCAGTTATTTTTGGGATCTGTTCGGGGACAAAAGCGAGCTAATATGTGTGATGAGAAACTAAAATTGAAGGGTTGGCTTTCTTCTCGTTTATTTCAAGAGCAATTTCCAGATCACTACACCAAAATCATTAAAGGCGTACCTTTTCCAGAATACATGGATCCCGAATCAGGTGTTTTAAATATTGCTTCAAAGTTGCTGCAGAAATTGCCAAAGCCTGACCTGGGTCCATGTGTTTATATTTCATATGGCAGCGGTGAGGAACTTGTGCAGGCTGATTCTGTGACAAAATTATGTTACGACTTATGTGATGTGGTACGTGTCGTTTTTATCTTTTGTTGCCTCAATAAGTAAATTATCTCtcttttagaatttaatttgtGTTCTTTGTCTTTGAATTATTTCCACAACTCTTTGTGATGAATATATGTAGTATTgtctaaaatattaattttttgttgtttatgttaatattttaagctTCCAAGCAGTGCATCTTTATAGATGCATCAATCTCTTAACAGAATCAAATCTCAAAAATTTACTGTATGCTGGGAATTTGTGTTgaaaatacttaatataaaatcatgaaGTTTATGCTGGTGTACATGCTCCAAGCGTGCATTGAGTGACCATCCAGTGACTTGTGAGAGACATTGACCAACACACTTATAGTGGAAGATGCAAGTAATTGATCCCTTCatccttttttcttctcattccAGGTTAATATTCTGGCACATACTACCAATGATCCTGTATCAACAAAGCAGCTTAATAAGATAAGGGAGTTGATGAAAGGGCACAAGAGTGACGATCAAATGGACTCTGCATATGTTGCTTCTGATCAGAAATCATCATTAAATGGAGAAGACATGGAAGTAGGACAATGTGATGTGATTGGAGATGATTTAACCAGATGTGAAACCAGTGATTTATATCGCAAAGATAAAAACATGTCCGAGGATGGAGAATATGATACTGATTCTGATTCTTCAATACCTTGTCGTGGGACTATTCGGAGATCAAAAGCATCAGAGAAGACAAAGATTTCTGATTCCAAATATTTTACAGAGGAAAGAATGGCAGAAACTTGTGGTGCACGGTGGGATGTGTTTCGCAGACAGGATGTTCCAAAGCTTATAGAATACCTTCGGAAGCACTCAAATGAGTTCACTCATGGAAATGGCATTCACAAGCATGTAAGTGCAGAGCAGGATGCCTTATGTGTATCATCTGGAAGGAGttgttactaatttttttttcttttatgagccCCTCTGCAGGTTGTTCATCCAATTCTTGATCAGAATTTCTTTCTTGACACAACTCATAAGATGAGGCTAAAGGAGGAGTTTGGTGATTACAACCCTCAATTTGTTTCTTACTACAGCCAAAAAGtaactttctaaaattttataatttctcactGTTACAGAAATTGAACCCTGGACTTTTGAGCAGCATGTTGGAGAGGCTGTCATCATTCCTGCTGGATGTCCCTACCAGATTAAGAATCTTAAGGTAACAagtgtaaaattattaaaatccaccattttatatatcataataattgACTTTCACAAAATTAAGAGGTTGGTATATGCTTACATTTGATGAATATGCAAATTccaatcattttatatttgtttattacaTTCCCCTTTGTCTTTTGTTATCTACATTATGTGCAAAAAGTTTATCAGTGCATGAAATGTGAGCTCTAAATAAACTAAAGATCTTGTGTTGgtacaataaaaatattgtcTTCTGGTAGGGAAGGGGACTAAAGAAGCACATCATAATTTTCATTCAATGGTCTCTGATTTTAGCATGTACATGTCGTAATTGATTGTGGGAATGCTGCATGATTTCAGTTTCAAGCTCAATAGGTAATTTATGATCTGTttgctttcttattttttcatctaatGCATGATGACCTGCAGTCTTGCGTGAATGTGGTTTTGGACTTTGTGTCACCGGAAAGTGTTAGTGACTGCATCCAGTTGATTGATGAACTTCGACTGCTTCCGTATGGCCATAAAGCCAAACTAAACAAACTTGAGGTAAACTTCCTATGAACTTAGGTGTAACtgtatttattttctatgtttGGTCAGGCAAATTGGCTGACAAAATGAAAATGGTTTTACCTTTTTCACAAAGCAGGTGAAGAAAATGGCACTATATGGTATTAGTACAGCAATCAAGGAAATTCGTGAGCTAACATGTGCGGAGTAAGTGTAAGTGCTTATAGGATGTAAAATTTTTACTTCCTGTCTATTTGTTTAGCTCATTGCCTGAA harbors:
- the LOC123193660 gene encoding lysine-specific demethylase JMJ25-like → MPEEEEAGSLPDHLRCKRTDGRQWRCNRRVMDDKKLCEVHHLQGRHRQHRQKVPESLKLQRKGKKIFKVQRNPLVRAQKFRKMKKKKRVIGESEALDEAVKKMKLKRGDLQLELIRMVLKKEVEKRKKRKEFEDGDGENSDNSDSDSDTEFTRVLPNGLMAVSTIYSSTNSDNAGSSCAVKIGAEPTTVSRRCFRSKNIEPVPVGPLQVVPYKRDVVGLRRRKCHWCRRRNSSLIKCSSCRKLFFCLDCVKERYFDTQEEVKKACPVCRGTCGCKACSSSQCRDLDYKDLLRGKTEVDKVLHFHYFICMLLPVLKQINQDQSIELEIEEKMKGQKPTEVQIQEAELNCNRQFCCNNCQTSITDLHRRCKNCSYTLCLSCCRDILPESVSGSIRSFICKCPNIKKACTSGAQLLEKKSVTTYKQSYGSRNFYSSASSLNWKFPESGVGISCPPMEFGGCGDSLLDLRCVFPSSWIKELEISAEQIVGCYELPETIDMSSCCSLCSEIDDEANGTRQLQKAATRENSHDNFLYYPTVMDIQGDKIEHFQKHWGKGHPVVVRNVLQGTSELSWDPIVMFCSYLKNSGPKPGDDEGAANDADCLDWFEVEIGISQLFLGSVRGQKRANMCDEKLKLKGWLSSRLFQEQFPDHYTKIIKGVPFPEYMDPESGVLNIASKLLQKLPKPDLGPCVYISYGSGEELVQADSVTKLCYDLCDVVNILAHTTNDPVSTKQLNKIRELMKGHKSDDQMDSAYVASDQKSSLNGEDMEVGQCDVIGDDLTRCETSDLYRKDKNMSEDGEYDTDSDSSIPCRGTIRRSKASEKTKISDSKYFTEERMAETCGARWDVFRRQDVPKLIEYLRKHSNEFTHGNGIHKHVVHPILDQNFFLDTTHKMRLKEEFEIEPWTFEQHVGEAVIIPAGCPYQIKNLKSCVNVVLDFVSPESVSDCIQLIDELRLLPYGHKAKLNKLEVKKMALYGISTAIKEIRELTCAE